A stretch of Actinomycetes bacterium DNA encodes these proteins:
- a CDS encoding UDP-N-acetyl glucosamine 2-epimerase, whose amino-acid sequence MTAHVLTVIGTRPEAIKMLPVVTALRRSEFMDPVVVSTGQHSEMVREILAIADVTPGVDLGSATDGSLNDLSTAVMGNLQEFCERRYDHDGSHRVRAMDLEDVFERGYPAGALVREPIGEPAAVDSRAA is encoded by the coding sequence GTGACAGCTCACGTACTCACGGTCATCGGCACGCGACCCGAAGCCATCAAGATGCTCCCCGTCGTCACCGCCCTGCGCCGCAGCGAGTTCATGGACCCCGTCGTGGTGTCCACGGGCCAGCACAGCGAGATGGTGCGCGAGATCCTCGCCATTGCCGATGTGACACCGGGCGTCGACCTGGGCTCGGCCACTGACGGTTCGCTGAACGACCTCTCCACCGCTGTGATGGGCAACCTCCAGGAGTTCTGCGAACGGCGTTACGACCACGACGGCTCGCACCGGGTGAGGGCGATGGACCTCGAGGACGTGTTCGAGCGCGGCTATCCGGCCGGTGCACTCGTGCGCGAGCCAATCGGTGAACCGGCGGCCGTCGACAGCCGCGCCGCCTGA
- a CDS encoding SDR family NAD(P)-dependent oxidoreductase, with translation MLDPSQYRVPDQGGKVAVVTGANGGLGLCVAERLAAAGADVVMACRNMKKAADAARRVEAASTGGRVSVLALDLSSQSSVREAASKATAELGRVDMLVNNAGVMAVPRELTEDGWERQLATNHLGHFAFTALLWPLLAEAPAARVVAVSSNAHRMGRIRFDDLDGERSYNPWVAYAQSKLADLLFVAELQRRLDAVGSPAMATAAHPGWSATDLQTTGRGAGRLETRLMDFVNGLFGQSAAMGALPTVHAATSPNVVAGGYYGPGGPLEMRGFPVPVGRSRAAADAATAHALWEVSELRTGVEFTAG, from the coding sequence ATGCTTGATCCGTCGCAGTACAGGGTGCCCGACCAGGGCGGCAAGGTCGCCGTGGTTACGGGCGCCAATGGAGGGCTCGGCCTCTGTGTGGCCGAGCGACTGGCGGCCGCCGGCGCGGACGTGGTCATGGCCTGTCGCAACATGAAAAAGGCGGCGGACGCGGCTCGCCGGGTCGAAGCAGCATCAACCGGCGGCCGAGTGAGCGTGCTCGCGTTGGACCTGTCGTCGCAGAGCTCGGTGCGCGAGGCGGCATCGAAGGCAACGGCCGAGCTCGGGCGGGTCGACATGCTCGTCAACAACGCCGGAGTGATGGCGGTGCCGCGTGAGCTCACCGAGGACGGCTGGGAGCGCCAGTTGGCGACCAACCACCTCGGACACTTCGCGTTCACGGCGCTGTTGTGGCCGCTGCTGGCCGAGGCTCCGGCCGCGAGGGTCGTGGCGGTCAGCTCCAACGCGCACAGGATGGGGCGGATCCGCTTCGACGACCTCGACGGCGAGCGGTCCTACAACCCGTGGGTGGCCTATGCGCAGTCCAAGCTGGCGGACCTGTTGTTCGTCGCCGAGTTGCAGCGGCGGCTCGACGCCGTCGGCTCACCGGCCATGGCCACCGCAGCCCATCCCGGGTGGTCGGCCACCGACCTGCAGACCACCGGTCGAGGGGCGGGCCGTCTCGAGACGCGCCTCATGGACTTCGTCAATGGCCTGTTCGGCCAGTCAGCCGCAATGGGCGCCCTGCCGACGGTCCATGCAGCCACTTCACCCAACGTCGTGGCGGGTGGCTACTACGGCCCCGGCGGCCCGCTCGAGATGCGCGGCTTCCCTGTGCCGGTGGGCCGGTCGAGGGCCGCCGCCGATGCAGCGACCGCACACGCTCTGTGGGAGGTCTCGGAGCTGCGCACCGGCGTGGAGTTCACGGCCGGCTGA